One genomic window of Elaeis guineensis isolate ETL-2024a chromosome 2, EG11, whole genome shotgun sequence includes the following:
- the LOC140855227 gene encoding probable aspartic protease At2g35615 → MAFASTKSASFLLLLFLLVALPSLSHQQHIRLIDRDSPESPLFESSAATLADKWRRIHRRSVAYRDHFQAVMEGHRKLLSTPLAAENLQEAGFDQVGGEYLMEFTIGTPPVKVTGMLDVAGDFIWTQCEPCPNCSPHLGPLYDPSKSSTSTTFSCSSSECLTVPHHVCGGNETCRYVRENESGVETNGLLISDVLAIDGVTYFGKVPFGCGNDNSFSTRLAPARVGLTGNEYFSLAFRSNNSTPFTFSHCFRKDFDNPSAGNTSSELHLGKEARLNGRSSPLAMCPTGRNRFFSPTLLGMGVGTRALNLTRELVGGNCSILFTSSTPLTFLKKPFFDLVASTVTEQAHLPELPRRANDPWDLCFNGTFQDLVGYLPKILVSFDGEVALPLLKEQIYAEVDHGRTCLLMAPTDGVNMIGTYFQMNRNIGYDLRSKSDYLLYLDPDHCG, encoded by the coding sequence ATGGCCTTTGCTTCAACGAAGTCGGCGTCGTTCCTATTGCTGCTCTTCCTCCTTGTTGCGCTCCCATCTCTCTCCCACCAGCAACACATCCGCCTCATCGACCGTGATTCCCCTGAGTCCCCTCTCTTCGAATCGAGCGCCGCCACCCTGGCCGACAAGTGGCGGAGGATCCATCGGCGCTCGGTCGCCTACCGTGACCACTTCCAAGCAGTCATGGAAGGCCACCGCAAGTTGTTGTCGACGCCGCTAGCTGCAGAAAACCTACAGGAGGCTGGCTTCGATCAGGTCGGTGGGGAATACCTGATGGAATTCACCATCGGCACTCCTCCGGTAAAGGTAACGGGGATGCTGGATGTGGCGggcgacttcatctggactcagtGCGAGCCATGTCCCAACTGCAGCCCCCATCTCGGCCCACTCTACGACCCCTCAAAGTCCTCCACAAGCACCACCTTCTCCTGCTCATCCAGCGAATGTCTCACTGTCCCGCATCACGTTTGCGGCGGCAACGAGACGTGTCGGTACGTCCGGGAAAACGAGAGTGGCGTCGAGACCAACGGCCTCCTCATCTCCGACGTGCTCGCCATCGACGGTGTCACCTATTTTGGTAAGGTGCCTTTCGGCTGCGGCAACGACAACTCTTTCTCTACGAGACTAGCTCCGGCGAGGGTGGGTCTCACCGGGAACGAGTACTTCTCGCTCGCGTTCAGATCTAATAACTCCACACCGTTTACCTTCTCCCACTGCTTTAGGAAGGATTTTGATAACCCCTCCGCCGGGAACACCTCTAGTGAGCTGCACCTGGGGAAGGAAGCACGGCTAAACGGTAGGTCGTCGCCGTTAGCCATGTGCCCGACGGGCAGGAACCGGTTCTTCTCGCCCACCTTACTTGGGATGGGCGTCGGCACGAGGGCGCTGAACCTGACGAGGGAGTTGGTGGGCGGGAACTGCTCCATCCTCTTCACCTCGTCGACGCCCCTCACCTTCTTGAAGAAACCATTTTTCGATCTAGTGGCGTCCACGGTGACGGAACAGGCTCACCTTCCGGAGCTGCCGCGCCGAGCGAATGACCCTTGGGACTTGTGCTTCAACGGGACCTTTCAGGATTTGGTGGGGTACCTCCCAAAAATATTGGTCTCTTTTGATGGTGAAGTGGCGCTGCCCTTGTTGAAGGAACAAATATATGCTGAGGTGGATCATGGAAGGACCTGCCTTCTCATGGCACCAACCGACGGCGTTAATATGATCGGGACTTACTTTCAGATGAACAGAAATATTGGATATGATCTTCGTAGTAAATCCGACTATCTGCTCTATTTGGATCCTGATCACTGCGGCTGA